The Aquabacterium sp. A3 DNA window CGTGGCAAGGTCAGGGCCGGTCATGTCATCATCAACGGCGCAGTGGAAGGTCCGGTGCGCGCTGAAGACCTGCTGGAGTTGCAGCCCAAGGCCCGCATCGTGGGTGATGTGCACTACGAGTCCCTGGAAATGCACCAGGGTGCCACGATCGACGGCGAATTGCGCCCCCTGAAGGCCGACGACAAACCCGCGCTCAAGCTGGCGGCCACCTCGGTGCCGGGCTCGGGGCCGGGCACGGGCGGCGTCGCAGGCAGCGGCAACACCTCAGGCAATGAGCGCGCAGCGTCCTGACCCACTGAATTCATTTGATCCCCCGGAGAGCACCATGAGCGCCCTTGCTGAAGCCACCCCCTCGTTCAACGAGGACATCCCCGCCCCCATCGTCTTCACCGACGCCGCCGCCGCCAAGGTGGCCGAGCTGGTGGCCGAAGAAGGCAACCCCGACCTGAAGCTGCGTGTGTTCGTGCAAGGTGGGGGCTGCTCGGGGTTCCAGTACGGTTTCACCTTCGATGAAATCCAGAACGAAGACGACACCCCGATGAGCAAGAACGGTGTCACGCTGCTGATCGACGCCATGAGCCTGCAGTACCTGATCGGTGCCGAGATCGACTACAAGGACGATCTGGAAGGCGCGCAGTTCGTGATCCGCAATCCCAACGCCACCACCACCTGTGGTTGTGGCTCGAGCTTTTCGGTCTGATTGGTCTTGTCGGTCTGATCGAACCAGGGCGGCGCTGGGCCCTCAGGCCGGATACAGCGCCCCCAGCACACGCGCGCCGCGTGCGCCGGTGACCCCGGCCACGTTGCCTGCCTGGGCGCTGAGGTGGCACCATGCCAGCCAGGCGAAGGCGGCCGCCTCCACCTGCATCACGTCCAGTCCGTGGGCGTCCGAGCGCCCCACGCGCACGCCGGGCAGTTGCTCGCCCAGGCGCCGCAACAGGTCGCCATTGAGCGCGCCCCCACCACACACCACCACTTCGACCGCGTCGGGTGCATGGTCATGGATGGCCAGCGCCGCTGACCGGGCCGTCAACTCGCACAGCGTGGCCTGAACGTCGCGCGCCATTTGCCCATCGCTGACAGGGCCATCGGTCAGGCCGTGTGGTCCCAGCCACTGATTGAGCCAGTCGGCGTTGAACAAATCGCGGCCGGTGCTTTTGGGGGGCGGCAGTTTGAAATAGGGCTCGCTCAGGGCATCGGCCAGCCAGTCTTCGCGCACATGGCCTGCCGCGCCCCACTCGCCATTGGCATCGAAGGCGTGGCCGGTTTGCCACTCGCACCACATGTCGAGCAGGCAGTTGCCGGGCCCGCAGTCAAAGCCCAGAGGGGGTAACCCGGGCCGCAGGATGCTCAGGTTGGCCATGCCCCCCACGTTCAGCACCACCACCGAGCGATCTTCACGCCCGAAGATGGCCTGGTGGAAGGCCGGCACCAGGGGGGCGCCCTGACCACCGGCGGCCACATCGCGGCTGCGGAAATCGGCCACCACGGCGATGCCTGTGTGTTCTGCCAGCGTGGCGGGGGCGTTGATCTGCCAGGTGTAGCCCAGGTCGGGCCGGTGTCGCACGGTCTGGCCGTGTGCGCCGATGGCACGGACGTCTGATGGCGACACCTGCGCAGCAGCGAGCAGGGCGTGCACCACCTCGGCATAGACCTCGGCCAGGCCCTGGGCGGCCACGGCGCTGCGGTGCAGTTCGTTGTCGCCCGGGGTGTTCAGGGCCAGCAACTCCTGGCGCAACTCATGGGGAAATGGGCGGTGGGCGTGCCCCAAGGTCATCCACTGCGGCGAGGGGCCCCGCAGCAGCACGCCGTCCACGCCGTCCAGCGAGGTGCCTGACATGAGCCCGATGTACAGGCCGTCATCGGCCCCGGACGTCGCGGCCAGGCTCATTCAAAACGAGGGGCGGTGCGCAGCCCGGCGGTCTGGCGGTCGTTGGCCGAATCCAGTCGCTGAGCGGTCACCAGTGCCGTTTGCCGGAACGTGGCCAGCGCCTGGGGCGACAGCTGCAAGGTTTCGGCGGCACGGGCAATCTTCATCGGGTCCACGTGCTTGCCAGCCACCTTGAACTCGAAGTGCAGGTGAGGGCCGGTGGCCCAGCCGGTGGCACCCACGGCGCCAATGCGCGTGCCCTGGTCGATCTTTTGGCCCCGGCGCACGTCGATGCGGCTCAGGTGTGCGTACACGGTCATGCGGTTGCCAGAGTGCTGCACCTGCACCACGTTGCCGTAGCCGTTTTGCCAGCCCGCAAAACTCACCGATCCATCGCCCACCGAACGCACCGGCGTGCCCGTGGGCGCGCCGTAGTCCACCCCTAGGTGTGCACGCCAGGTTTTGTGGATCGGGTGGAAGCGCATGGCGAAACCGGAGGTCACACGCGAGAACGCCAGGGGGGACGCCAGGAACGCGCGGGTCTTGCTGGTGCCCGTCAGGTCGAAGTAGGCGCCCTTGCGGCCGGCCTCCTGGAACCACACGGCGTCATGCACCTTGCCCTGGTTGATGAACCGAGCCGCCAGCACCCGCCCGGCGCTGCCCGACCAGGTCACCGGCTCGCCGTCGGCCAGGTAGGACTCATACAGCACGCTGAAGGCATCGCCCACCCGCAGTTCGCGGCGGAAGTCGATGTCGGTGCCGAAGATTTCGGCCACCTGGTTGGTGACGCCATCGGGCACGCCCGCCGCATCGGCGGCGGCAAACAGCGACGACCGGATGGTGCCCGACGCCGTGCGCTCGATGGTTTGCAGCGGCACCAGTTCGCGTTGGGCTTCGTAGCGCACCCCTTGGGCGTCGTCGATGCGCTCCACCGTGATGCGCACGAAGTGGGTGTCGAAGTCGCTGGTGCTGTCCGCAGGGCCACGAACCACCAGGCGCTTGAGTTGGCCATCTTGCGCCTCGGCCGTCACCGACTTGCCGGTGCGGCCTTGGAGCAGGGTGCCGGCCACCGGGTCGTTGCGGATGAACTGCGCCGCCGTGGGGTCGTCAACGCCCAGGCGCTGCAAGACGGTGTCCACCGTGTCGCTGTGGCGTGTGACGTCGGTGCGGTGCAGCAGCAACCCGGTGTCGTCCAGGGCCTTGAGTTGATCGGGCAGCCAGGGCGATTCGATCGGGGTGCTCAGGGCCGTGATGGGGGGCAGGGTGGGTGAAGACGCCAGGGGCGCCACACCGAAGGCGGTAACGGCGGATCCGCCCAACAACACAAGGACGGCGGCACTGAGGCGGTGAGGGTGGCGGTGGGTGGCTTGCTGCAGGGTCAGCAGCGCTCGGAACAACTTGGAATCGGTCAAAACATGCACCCCATCAACACCGGAGGCGGCGGTCTGTGCGCCAGCGCCCCTTAAAATCTGCAACCCACTCGCACGCAAAATCAATGCCTGCGCGAGCCCAATCGGTCAAGTATATAGCGACCACCCCCTACTGGGGGTGATTGATTGTCACAGACGGGTCACCCATGTTGCCATCCGAAAAAGCCCCTGAAGTCCAGCCTCAACACCCCATCACCGACCGGGTCCAGGAGGCCCTGGCCATCACCCGGCGCGGCGTGGAAGAGTTGCTGCCCGAGGCCGAGTGGGTGCGCAAGCTGGCCCGATCTGAAGCCACCGGCACGCCGCTGCGCATCAAGCTGGGCCTGGACCCCACCGCCCCCGACATCCACCTGGGGCACACCGTGGTGCTCAACAAGCTGCGCCACCTCCAGGATATCGGCCACCAGGTCATCTTCTTGATCGGCGACTTCACCTCGCTGATCGGTGACCCGTCAGGCCGCAACACCACCCGCCCACCGCTGACGCCCGAGCAGGTCAAGGCCAATGCCGAGACCTACTACAAGCAGGCCAGCCTGGTGCTCAACCCCGACAAAACCGAGATCCGCTACAACAGCGAGTGGTGTGACGCCTTGGGCGCGCGCGGCATGATCCAACTGGCCAGCCGCTACACCGTGGCCCGGATGATGGAGCGCAACGACTTTCATGATCGTTTTCATGCGGGCACGTCCATCAGCGTGCACGAGTTTTTGTATCCGCTGATGCAGGGCTATGACTCGGTGGCGCTCAAGTCTGACCTGGAGCTGGGCGGCACCGACCAGAAGTTCAACCTGCTGATGGGGCGCCACCTGCAGGCCGAGTACGGGCAGGAGCCGCAATGCATCCTGACCATGCCGCTGCTGGTGGGCCTGGACGGCGTGGACAAGATGAGCAAGTCCAAGAACAACTACGTGGGCATCAGTGAAGCGCCCAACCAGATGTTCGGCAAGCTCATGAGCATCAGTGACGACCTGATGTGGCAGTACTTCACCCTGCTGAGCTTCAAGGCCATGGCCGAGATCGAGGCGCTGAAGGCTGAGTGCACCTCGGGGCGTAACCCGCGCGATGCCAAGGTGATGCTGGCGCAAGAGATCGTGGCGCGTTTCCACGGGGCGGGTGCAGCCGTGTCGGCGCTGGATGATTTCAACAACCGGGCCCGGGGCGGCGTGCCAGACGACATCCCCGAGGTGGCCCTGAGCCTGCCGGCCGACGGCGCCGGGCTGGGCGTGGCCGCGCTGCTGCGTCAGGCCGGGCTGGCGCCTTCGGCCAGCGAGGCCAACCGCCTGATCGAGCAGGGTGGCGTGAAGATCGCGGGCGACGCGGTCAGCGACAAGTCGCTGAAACTGGGCGCCGGGGTGTATGTGGTGCAGGTGGGCAAGCGCAAGTTTGCGAAGGTGACGCTGTCAGGGGCGCAGGGCTGAACAGCCTGCGGGTGATCCCGGATGCGGGGTGCTTGTGCTTTCACTTAACGTCCCACCATTCAATCAACCAGTGGAGTACTGCACCATGAAACATTTCACCGCTACTGTGGTCGCCGCTGCCGCCTTGGTGGCCGCCGGTTCGGCCAGCGCCGCGCTGGTCACGATCAATGCCAATGATGGCTTGATCGACGGCGCTGGCACGCTCACCTTCAGCGAAAATCTGCGCAACGCCCTGAACGTGGGTGCCGTCACGGCAGAGGCCTTTGGTGACGCCACCTCGGCCATCACCGGCGCGCCGGGCGCTTACACCAACATCGCCGTGTCGGCACCTGTCACCTCGCTGGTGTACGACGACACCACCAACCAGGTGACCAAGGTCTTCACGTCGGGGGGCGCACGACAGGTGGCTGGCAATGTGCCTGGCGTGTCGGGTGGCGGCTGGGTGGAAGTCGGCAACCTGGAAGTTGATCTGCTCACCAGTGAAATTTTCGGCACCATCGTGGGTCAAAGCGATGCTGGTGCGTCCGTGAACTACTACGGCAAGCTGTTCACCATCGGATCGGTCACAGGCGACACGACCCTGCCATCGCCAGCCAGCACTGGTTTCACGACACTGAGCACGCTGGCGCTGGACTCGGCGGCTTTCACCCAGATCTCCAACGCTTTGGCCTTGCAATTCCTGGGCAGCGTGTCCTTGCAGGCGGCATCCAGTGATTTCGGTACCATCGAGTCGGCCATCTCCAATCTGATACTCACCCCCCCCCCCCCGGTGCCATCGATCCCTGAGCCCTCCACCTACGCGCTGATGGGGCTTGGGCTGGTGGGGTTGGCTGCGGCGAGGCGTCGGCAAGTCAAGGCCTGATAACAGCCTAAGGTATGAATAAAAATGGCGGGTTTACCCGCCATTTTTATTGGCGCTCTGAATTCACCCCAATGGGTTTCGATATTCCGCTTGCGCCGCATGAGGAAACTGTTTGTGAAATAGCGCACAAATGCTGCCCATGCGTTGCACTTCAGGCCATCGAGAAACGAACGCTTGCGCGTGTTACGCCTGTTGCAAAAGAGATTCCTGAAGTTGGGGGTTAATACCGGATTCGAGCCTGCAACCCCGGGTTGCAATGGGCTCGTGCGGGGTGGACAGGAAGATGCGGGCGCCTGATTCACCTCCCCCTACAAAAGACCCGCTGTCAATCGAGTGGAGAAAGACATGCAATTTGCAATCAAGAGCCTGGTCGCTGCCGCGGCCTTCGTGGCGGCCGGCGCGGCCAGCGCTGCCCTGGTGACCATCAACGCCAACGACCCCAGCTCCGGCTACATCATGGAGGGCTCTGGCGCCCTGACCTTCAGCGAAAACCTGCGCAACGCCCTGAACGTGGGCAGCGTGACCGCTGATGCCTTTGGCGCGGCAACCTCGGCCATCACTGGTGCGCCGGGTGCTTACACCAACATCGAAATCGGCGCGCCCGTGACGTCGCTGGTGTACGACGACGCCACCAACGAGGTGGTGAAGGTGTTCACCTCGGGTGGTGCCCGTCAGGTGGCTTCCAACGTGCCCGGCGTTTCTGGCGGCGGCTGGGTGGAAGTGGGCAACCTCGAGGTTGATCTGGTCACCAAGGAGATCTTCGGTACCATCGTGGGCCAAAGCACCGCTGGCGCTGCCGTGAACTACTCGGGCAAGATCTTTTCGATCGGTGCCGTCACGGGCGACACCGCCTTCCAGGTGGGCACCGCCAACACGGCACTGACCACCCTGGCGCTGGATGGCGTGGCCTTCACGCAGATTCAAACCGCCTTGGCGCTGCAGTTCCTAGGTACGGTGTCTCTGCAAGCGGCCTCGGCCGATTTCGGCAACATCGCCTCCACGATCACCGTGACGGCCGTGCCTGAGCCCTCCACCTACGCCCTGGTGGGCGCCGGCCTGCTGGCCGTGGCTGTGGCGCGTCGCCGCGCAGCCAAGTGATTTTTCACGCTGCGGCGTGATGTTCACGAGCGGGGCTTGCCCCGCTTTTTCTTTTGGTGCTGTACTTGCCTGGATGTGCGCCAGCAAGGTGCAACAGAGTGTGACAAATCCTTCAGGGTGTCCGTGTCTTGCCCCTTCGTTTTTTGGCGGTCTGGCGACGGTTGGCGGGTGCGTTCCCAGGGGACGCGCGCTGAGCCCAGGGGGTAACCCCCACACCTGAACGAGGGGGGTATCGCCCGAAATTGGTGCTTTCCTGATGCAGAACGCACATGCCTAGGGGGAACGAGAGGTTGTGTTTAATGCGATGCGGGCCCTATGCTTACGACAACAGGTGCCAAGGTGCATCTGGGTTGGAACAGGAGTACGCGGATGCCTGTTACAGCAACAGATTCAAAGGGCCGCTTTCAAGTGGAGATAGAAATGAAATTTGCGATCAAGAGCATCGTCGCTGCTGCCGCTTTCGTGGCCGCTGGTGCCGCCAGCGCCGCCCTGGTGACCATCGACGCCAACGACCCCAGCTCCGGTTTCATCATGGAGGGCTCTGGTGCCCTGACCTTCAGCGAAAACCTGCGCAACGCCCTGAACGTGGGCAGCGTGACCGCTGAAGCCTTCGGTGGCGCCACTTCCAGCATCACCGGCGGTCCTGGCGCGTACACCAACATCACCGTTGGCGCACCCATCACCTCGCTGGAATACGACGACGCCACCAACCAAGTGACCAAGGTGTTCACCGCTGGCGGCGCCCGTCAAGTGGCTGGCAACGTGCCTGGCGTGTCCGGTGGCGGCTGGGTTGAAGTCGGTAACCTGGAAGTGAACCTGGTCACCAACGAAATCTTCGGCACCATCGTGGGCCAAAGCACCGCTGGCGCTTCCGTGAACTACTACGGCAAGCTGTTCACCATCGGCGCTGTCACTGGCGACACCACCTTCCAAGAAGGCACCGCCCTGACTTCGCTGAGCACCCTGGCTCTGGACTCGGCTGCATTCACCCAGATCTCCAACGCTCTGGCCCTGCAGTTCCTGGGTTCGGTGTCCCTGCAAGCCGCTTCGGCTGACTTCGGTAGCATCGCTTCGTCGATCACCGTGACCGCCGTTCCTGAGCCCTCCACCTACGCCCTGATGGGTCTGGGTCTGGTGGGTCTGGCCCTGGCTCGTCGCCGCGCCGCCAAGTGAGCTTTCACGCCTGAGGCGTGATCGAGACAGAGCGGGGTTTGCCCCACTCTGTTTCAACACGACCGCTCAGTATCATGCTGAGCGGTTTTTTTTTACCGAATGATGCCAGTGTGATCCATTGCACAGAAACTGGCGCTGTGCCAACCCGTCGCCATCCCACCGGGCCTTCCATAGGAGACAGCATGAAGAACATCAACTGGTCGGGCGCCATGCGCAGCCTGGCCCTCGTCGCGGCGGCGGCATGCGCCGTGCCCTCTGCGGTCGCGTCTGATCGCCTGGACGGGCTTTTCTCGAAGATCGAGCCCTCGTTGCGCGAGCGGGCGTTCATGCGGTTGAACTATGTGCATGCCAATGTCAAGACGACTTCAGGCGATGCTTACGACGTGACGGGTCCCGTGGTTGGGGCCAACGACATTCTGAACTATCTGAGCTCGAATGCGACCACCCCATACACGTCGATGTTCAACACTGGTGTTGGGCCTGTTGGCGCTCGCACTGACAGTGGTGTGACGGTGCCGGCCACGTTTTACAACTTTGCCAGTGGCGCACTCACCGGGGATTTTGGTTTTTTCCAGTCGCCTGACAACGCTCTTGCGCTGGACGCAGAGTCTCAAAATTGCCCCCAGTTGCTTAATGGCCTGGGCACGCCGTGTGGTGTCAAGGCCCGTTCAGATGCTTCCATTGGCACGCCGGCCATCAGCGTAGGCTATTTTCTCGATGCTCAGAAGGCTTGGGTCCTTGAAGCATTTTTGTTGGCCGCACCCTTGAAAGCATCGGTGTATGGCGAAGGCAGGGGCTCCTTGAATGGCAAGGAGATCATCAATCTGAAGTTGCTGCCGCCCACTGTGATGTTGGGCCACTATTTTGGGAACGAGAAGTCGCGCATCAGGCCGTTCGTTGGGTTGGGTGCTTCTTACGCCATTTTCTTTGACGTCCGGGCGACACCCACCTTGAACTCGTATCAGGGTGGAGACACCACCGTGTCCATCAAGAACTCGTTTGGCGTTGGCCCATTTTTTGGTGTGATGGGGCAACTCGATGAGGACTGGCACATCAGCCTGAATGTGGGCAAGCTGCGGTATAAAACTGAAGCCACCTTGATTACCAGGGAAACCCGCATTACCTCTGAATCTGCTGTGACCAGCGACTACGGCCCCGCGATTGACATTGCGATCGACTCCCTTAACTCGCTGGGTAGCAGGCCTGAGTTCGCCGGCGCGAACCCACCGGATGGTTACGTGCCTGGACAGCCAGTCCAGCCGCTCACCGCCTTGATGTGCGATTTGGCAAAAGCCAAGTATGGCAACAACAACTGTAGCCATGGTACTTTTGTGCGCAAACAGAGCACGAGACTGGATAACACGCTTTTCATGCTGAGCGTGGGACGTCGATTCTGATTTGAGTCTTCTGACAGGACATTTCTATGACTAACAAGTTATTCGGCCTTGCACTCCTCAGCGTTTTGTCACCTGCCGCTTTTGCCCAGGGGTATGTCGGCGCGGTGGCCGCTCTCACCCGTGTTGATGTTTCTTGCCTGCCTGGCGTCAGTTGCGATAACAATGGTTTTGGTTTCAAGCTTTTTGCGGGGACCAAACTCGAAAAGCCGTTGCTGAAACTGGGTGGTGGCGGTGTCGATGTTGTTGAAGTGGCGGCCATGCGCTTCGCAAAAGGGCGCTACAACGGTAGAACCGAGATCACGGTAAATGGCGGATCTGGTCCGGTGGTGGCCAATGTACCTGCGTCGGTGACCTTGGGTGTCAATGGACTGGTTGCATCGTTGGGGGCCTCGTTCCCTCTCGGTCAAAGGTTGACGCTCACGCCCAAATTAGGGGTGGCTTACATGACGGCGACAGGTGAATACGTGGTCGACGGCGCGCGCATGGGCAGCGTAACCAAGTCCAGCGTACAACCCTATCTGGGCATGTCGGCTGACTACTTGCTGGGGCAGGGGATCAAGCTGACAGCCGGTTTGGATTGGACGCGCTTTCGACTGGACGGCACTGAGAATGAGGACGCCATGCTGCTCGGCCTCGGCGCCGCCGTGTCGTTCTGACACCAGTCGCACCGTATCCACGATCAAGGGCCTTCGGGCCCTTTTTCTTTTGCCACGCTCGGCGTTAAACGTCAAAAATATCGCTAACCCTGAGAACTTTGCCCCACTAAGGGCTGGCGCAAACCCTAGGAATTTCGGGTTACCCTGGGGGCTCTCCCCACATTCGCGGGGGGGTGGGTAAGAGGGCCATCGAGCACGATACATCCATGGGCTCGCATCAAACGGGTTCCGTAACGCAAGCAACTTTCCCAGGAATCAACAGGAGTTCCACATGACCTTCGCTGCCACCATCCGCGCCGTTTCTCTGGCCACCGCCGCCGTGTTCGCCGCTTCGTCGGCCCAGGCACTGACCATCGCCACCAACTATCTGCAGGCCGACACGGTTCAGACGTTCTCTGATGACGCCATCAACGCCCTGAACCTGTTCCAGGTCGTGATCACCCCGCTGGGCAACGCCTACGTCAACCCCAACGCTGCCAACTCGTTCATCCTGCCCATCACCTCGATCACGGTGGCTTCGAACCTGGAGATCACCGGTGGCGCTGCCTCCGGTTCGGCTCTGGAACTGAGCCGCATGGTCAACGGCGAGAAGAAGGCCTTGACCCTGGCCAACTTCCAGATCGACTTCACCGCTTCGCAGGTGCTGGCCGACACCACCCCCAAGGGTGGCGTGACCACGCCCAAGATGCCCCTGTTCAACTTCACCAAGCTGTCTGAACTGGCCATCAAGTACAAGTTCCCTCTGACGATCACGGCCCAAGAAACCCTGGGCACCCTGAAGCTGACAGAAGAAGCCCTGGTGGCCCAGATCCAGGCCCTGGAAGTCAATGAGTTCCTGGCCCGTGCCGTCGTGCCCGAGATCGACTTCGGCACCCTGTACGAAGACATCAAGATCAAGTTCCGCAAGGCCGTCTCGACCAAGCCTTACGTTCCGGCTCCCTGAGTTCTGAACGACGATCAGAGTGCCTTCAGCGCTCTGATTTCAGAAGCCCGCCTCGGCGGGCTTTTTTCATGGTGGAAATACAAGGCAAATCGAGGGTTAGTACCAGGGGGTGGGGGAATATTTCCACTGCGACTAACCCTTATGGGTGGGGTCCCAGGGGGTCCCATCCCCCTCAGGCAAGGGGGGAGGGGGGGGATCGTGTTTTGACACCATAAGCACATGGGCAACGCAAGTTCGCCAGCCCAACCCCAACGTCATAGGAGTCTCACATGACCATCGCCACCATTCGCCGCACCTCTCTGGCCGCACTGGCCCTGTTCGCCGCCACTTCGGCCCAGGCCCTGACCCTGCCCACGAACGCCCTGGTGGCCGATTCGGTGCAGGTGTTCTCTGACGACGCGATGAACGCCTTCGCGCTGTTCGGCATCAAGGTCACTGCGCTGGGCAACGCCACGCCGGTGGCCGGCACGACCAATTCGTTCGCCCTGCCCATCACCAGCGTGACGGCCGGCTGGGACCTGAAGATCAAGAGCGGCGACGCCAAGGGCTCGGCCCTGGAGTTCTCTCGTGAGGTGGCCGGCGTGAAGAAGGCCCTGACCCTGGCCAACTTCACCATCAACTACGAAAAGGGTCAGGTTCTGGCCGATGCCACCGCCAAGGGCGGCGTGACCAGCAAGCAGGCGGTGGTCTACAACTACACCGTGGAACAGCCCCTGAAGCTGAAGTACCGCTTCCCGCTGTCCATCACGCTGGACGAAACCCTCAGCAACCTGAAGCTCGACAGCGAAATGCTCAAGAAGTTCAATGCCGCGCTGGAAGTCAATGAGTTCCTGTCCAACGCCGTGATTCCCCAGATCAGCTTCGGTGCCCTGGAGCAAGACATTGCGGTGAAGTTCCGCAAGAAGGCTGTGTCCACCAAGCTGTACGTGCCCGCTCCCTGAGCGGCGTGTCGGCTCCGGTGCTGGTCACCGGTGGCGTGAGATCTTCAAGGAGCCCCTCGGGGCTCCTTTTTTCATGGGTGTCGTTGTTGGGCGCAGGCCAGCGGCGCTTCGCTCTGGATGTCAACGTGGGGATATCGGGCCAGCAGGCGATCGAGGTCGCGCAGGTGTTTCAAGCGGATGAGTTCTGAGTAAAACTCGGCGCCCAGGCCCAGCGGGTGGCCGCGTCGGCCACCATGGCTGGGGGCGGCCATGGGATGAGACCGCAAGGCCTCTGCGACGGCTTTCACCGTGGCCGCCCGGGGCAGAGCCCCCTGCATGGGCAGCAGCAGCCAGCCTGCGCTCTGGGCGGTGGCTTCCACCGCCTGCGCAATGCCTGCACCGCTGAGGCTGGAACCATCCACGGGGGCGCTCATCAGCATGCACGAGGGGGGCAGATCGATGGGCGGGGGCGCGCCGAGCCCCGGCGGCAGCAGGCACAGCGTGGGCAGCCCCACCTGTGTGCCCAGCCCCACCAGGTCTTGCAGGTGGTGCCAGTCGTAGGCAGACATCGCCTGGGTGGCAGGCGAGCTGGCCCACAGCGGGCTGGCAATCACGATGAGGGTGGGTTGGGCAAACATGGTGCACACAAGCTGAACTTCAGTCTGCGCGCGCCTGGCCCATGGCACCATGGCACCATCACTTACGGGCTAACCCCCGTTACGGCTTGATCCCGCTCATTTCAGGTGGCAATCGATCTGGCCGATACTTTCATCATGGACAAGACATCACATGATCTGGCGCAGATGCGCCGACAGTACGAGTTGGCGGCGCTGGATGAGACCCACGTGGCGCCTGACCCGCTGCAACAGTTTCAGCAGTGGTTTGACGAGGCGGTGCGCGCCAAGGCGCTGGAGCCCAATGCGATGACGCTGGCGACGGTGTCCGCGCAAGGGCGGCCATCCACCCGCGTGGTGCTGCTCAAGGGGCTGGATGCCCGCGGCCTGGTCTGGTACACCAACTATGAAAGCCGCAAAGGGCAGGAACTGGAGGCCAACCCGTGTGCCGCCCTGCAGTTTTTCTGGCCTGAGCTGGAGCGGGTGGTGCGTGTGGAGGGCTCGGTGGCCAAGCTCGATCCGGCCGAGTCGGACGCCTATTACCGCACCCGCCCATTGGGGTCGCGAATTGGTGCGTGGGCGTCGCCGCAAAGCCAGGTCATTGCCTCTCGGGCGGAGCTGGAGGCGACTTGGGCACAAGAGCAGGCGCGTCAGGGGGAAGATCCTGTGCGGCCCGCGCAATGGGGTGGTTACCGTCTGGCCCCAGCGTATTGGGAGTTCTGGCAAGGTCGCGCCTCGCGTCTGCATGATCGCCTGGTGTTTGAGGCGAGCGCCGAGGGAGCATGGCAACTCAGGCGCCTGGCCCCTTGACGAGGTGGGCGAAGGCATGCCGGAAAGCCTCTACCTTGGGGGCCACCACCATGGCGCAGTAGCCCTGATAGGGGTGACGCTCGAAATAGCGGTGGTGCTCGGCTTCGGCCGTGTGGTAGTTGCTCACGGGTGCCACGTCCGTGACGATGGGGCGGTCGTAGGCCCCTGAGCGCGTGAGCGCTTCGATCACGGCGCGGGCCTCACGCGCCTGTTCTTCGCTGTGTGTGTAGATGCCCGACCTGTACTGGGTGCCCACATCGTGTCCCTGGCGGTTCGGTGTGGTGGGGTCGTGTATTTTGAAAAACACCGCCAGCAGTTCGGTGTAGCTGAGCTCGCTCGGGTCAAAACTCAGGCGAACCACTTCGGCGTGCCCGGTGTCTCCGCCGCACACCCGTTCGTAGGTGGGCAGGGGGTGCTGGCCGTTGCTGTAGCCGGGCTCCACGGCGCGCACGCCTTTGAGGCCCAGAAACACCGCTTCAAGGCACCAGAAACAACCGCCGGCCAAGGTGGCGTTTTGCAAAGGCAGGGCAGGGGTGGGGGTGTGCGCGCTCATGCCTGCATGCTAGGCCCAAACAAAAACC harbors:
- a CDS encoding nucleotidyltransferase family protein, encoding MFAQPTLIVIASPLWASSPATQAMSAYDWHHLQDLVGLGTQVGLPTLCLLPPGLGAPPPIDLPPSCMLMSAPVDGSSLSGAGIAQAVEATAQSAGWLLLPMQGALPRAATVKAVAEALRSHPMAAPSHGGRRGHPLGLGAEFYSELIRLKHLRDLDRLLARYPHVDIQSEAPLACAQQRHP
- a CDS encoding PEP-CTERM sorting domain-containing protein, which gives rise to MKFAIKSIVAAAAFVAAGAASAALVTIDANDPSSGFIMEGSGALTFSENLRNALNVGSVTAEAFGGATSSITGGPGAYTNITVGAPITSLEYDDATNQVTKVFTAGGARQVAGNVPGVSGGGWVEVGNLEVNLVTNEIFGTIVGQSTAGASVNYYGKLFTIGAVTGDTTFQEGTALTSLSTLALDSAAFTQISNALALQFLGSVSLQAASADFGSIASSITVTAVPEPSTYALMGLGLVGLALARRRAAK
- a CDS encoding outer membrane beta-barrel protein — its product is MTNKLFGLALLSVLSPAAFAQGYVGAVAALTRVDVSCLPGVSCDNNGFGFKLFAGTKLEKPLLKLGGGGVDVVEVAAMRFAKGRYNGRTEITVNGGSGPVVANVPASVTLGVNGLVASLGASFPLGQRLTLTPKLGVAYMTATGEYVVDGARMGSVTKSSVQPYLGMSADYLLGQGIKLTAGLDWTRFRLDGTENEDAMLLGLGAAVSF
- a CDS encoding OmpW/AlkL family protein; translated protein: MKNINWSGAMRSLALVAAAACAVPSAVASDRLDGLFSKIEPSLRERAFMRLNYVHANVKTTSGDAYDVTGPVVGANDILNYLSSNATTPYTSMFNTGVGPVGARTDSGVTVPATFYNFASGALTGDFGFFQSPDNALALDAESQNCPQLLNGLGTPCGVKARSDASIGTPAISVGYFLDAQKAWVLEAFLLAAPLKASVYGEGRGSLNGKEIINLKLLPPTVMLGHYFGNEKSRIRPFVGLGASYAIFFDVRATPTLNSYQGGDTTVSIKNSFGVGPFFGVMGQLDEDWHISLNVGKLRYKTEATLITRETRITSESAVTSDYGPAIDIAIDSLNSLGSRPEFAGANPPDGYVPGQPVQPLTALMCDLAKAKYGNNNCSHGTFVRKQSTRLDNTLFMLSVGRRF
- the msrA gene encoding peptide-methionine (S)-S-oxide reductase MsrA, which encodes MSAHTPTPALPLQNATLAGGCFWCLEAVFLGLKGVRAVEPGYSNGQHPLPTYERVCGGDTGHAEVVRLSFDPSELSYTELLAVFFKIHDPTTPNRQGHDVGTQYRSGIYTHSEEQAREARAVIEALTRSGAYDRPIVTDVAPVSNYHTAEAEHHRYFERHPYQGYCAMVVAPKVEAFRHAFAHLVKGPGA
- the pdxH gene encoding pyridoxamine 5'-phosphate oxidase, translating into MDKTSHDLAQMRRQYELAALDETHVAPDPLQQFQQWFDEAVRAKALEPNAMTLATVSAQGRPSTRVVLLKGLDARGLVWYTNYESRKGQELEANPCAALQFFWPELERVVRVEGSVAKLDPAESDAYYRTRPLGSRIGAWASPQSQVIASRAELEATWAQEQARQGEDPVRPAQWGGYRLAPAYWEFWQGRASRLHDRLVFEASAEGAWQLRRLAP
- a CDS encoding PEP-CTERM sorting domain-containing protein, whose product is MQFAIKSLVAAAAFVAAGAASAALVTINANDPSSGYIMEGSGALTFSENLRNALNVGSVTADAFGAATSAITGAPGAYTNIEIGAPVTSLVYDDATNEVVKVFTSGGARQVASNVPGVSGGGWVEVGNLEVDLVTKEIFGTIVGQSTAGAAVNYSGKIFSIGAVTGDTAFQVGTANTALTTLALDGVAFTQIQTALALQFLGTVSLQAASADFGNIASTITVTAVPEPSTYALVGAGLLAVAVARRRAAK